The Oryzihumus leptocrescens sequence GCTGCCCGGGCGCGAGCTCGGCGTCGGCGGCGAGCCGGGAGAAGGCGGTCAGCTCGCCGTAGGCGAGGGCGCCGAGCAGGTCGACGACGGCCGCGCGGTAGGTCGGGTCGTCGGTGAAGGGGTCGGTGCCCGGCGGGACGTTCTCGTGCTCGACATCGGCCATGGACGGACACAGTAGTTGCTCGCCGGTAGACTGCCCGTCGACATCCGGTGCCCGGTCGGCCCGACTCAGCCGCCAGGGACGCTCTGGCGGCACCCCTGAAGAACTCCGATCGGCCCGCTCATTGACGCAGGTGCGGCCTGCGATGCCGGTGCACGATCCCGGCCCCGCGCGTGGCCCCCGCCCGATCCGAGAGAACTTCATGAGCACTGCAGAGCAGACCTTTGCCGACTTCGACGTCCACCCGCAGATCGTCGAGTCCCTCGCCGACGCCGGCATCATCCACCCCTTCCCGATCCAGGCGATGACCCTGCCGGTCGCCCTCGGCGGCCACGACATCATCGGCCAGGCTAAGACCGGCACCGGCAAGACGCTGGGCTTCGGCGTGCCGATGCTCCAGCGCGTCGTCAGCCCTTCCGACGAGGAGTTCGCGAACCTGCCGCACGCCGGCAAGCCCCAGGCGCTGGCCGTCGCCCCCACCCGCGAGCTGGCCGTGCAGGTCTCCGGCGACCTCGAGCGCGCCGGCCGCAAGCGTGGCATCCGCGTCCTGACCGTCTACGGCGGCCGCGCCTACGAGCCCCAGGTCGAGGCGCTGCAGCGCGGCGTCGAGGTCGTCGTCGGCACCCCCGGCCGGCTCATCGACCTCGCCCAGCAGGGCTACCTGGACCTGTCCCACGTGCGCTCGGTCGTCCTCGACGAGGCCGACGAGATGCTCGACCTGGGCTTCCTGCCCGACGTCGAGAAGCTGCTCGCGATGACCCCCGGCTCGCGCCAGACGATGCTCTTCTCCGCGACCATGCCCGGCGCCGTCGTGGCCCTGGCCCGTCGCTACATGAGCCAGCCGACGCACATCCGCGCGATGGGCGACGACCAGGAGAACGCCCACACGGTCAAGGCCGTCGAGCAGTTCGTCTACCGCGCCCACGCGATGGACAAGGTCGAGATGCTGGCCCGCATGCTCCAGGCCAGGGACCGCGGCCTCACGATCATCTTCAGCCGCACCAAGCGCACCGCCGCCAAGGTCGCCGACGAGCTGGCCGAGCGCGGGTTCGCCGCCGCCGCGATCCACGGCGACCTGGGCCAGGGCGCCCGCGAGCAGGCGCTGCGGGCCTTCCGCAACGGCAAGGTCGACATCCTCGTGGCCACCGACGTCGCCGCCCGCGGCATCGACGTCGACAACGTCACCCACGTCATCAACTACCAGT is a genomic window containing:
- a CDS encoding DEAD/DEAH box helicase, which translates into the protein MSTAEQTFADFDVHPQIVESLADAGIIHPFPIQAMTLPVALGGHDIIGQAKTGTGKTLGFGVPMLQRVVSPSDEEFANLPHAGKPQALAVAPTRELAVQVSGDLERAGRKRGIRVLTVYGGRAYEPQVEALQRGVEVVVGTPGRLIDLAQQGYLDLSHVRSVVLDEADEMLDLGFLPDVEKLLAMTPGSRQTMLFSATMPGAVVALARRYMSQPTHIRAMGDDQENAHTVKAVEQFVYRAHAMDKVEMLARMLQARDRGLTIIFSRTKRTAAKVADELAERGFAAAAIHGDLGQGAREQALRAFRNGKVDILVATDVAARGIDVDNVTHVINYQCPEDEKTYLHRIGRTARAGNTGIAVTFVDWDDLHRWALINKVLDLGIPEPQETYSSSEHLFTDLDIPTTATGTLPKSARTREGLEAEAVEDLGETGKRAGKGGGRGEREPGGRHGSEEGGSRGRSRNRRSGGRGEAASGSTEAGTRSESTRSESGSRGDADKPRRQRNRRRTRGGQPSGDAQG